From a region of the Dictyostelium discoideum AX4 chromosome 2 chromosome, whole genome shotgun sequence genome:
- the pks17 gene encoding beta-ketoacyl synthase family protein encodes MTFNNIKDENNDDIAIIGMGFRFPGGGNNPYQFWNQLSNKMDGISKIPTEKWSRSFYEQKYINNEYGGVLKDEEWKNFDPLFFGISPKEAPIIDPQQRLLMTTLWEAFEDANIKPSTFRGSDTAVFIGMMNTDYQRCQFRDISYVNPYITPGTAGSFISNRLSFSFDLRGPSMTLDTACSSSLNAVYLGCQAIANGDSKMAIVGGVNGIFDPCFSMTFSGLNMLGHKGQCRSFDAGADGYIRSEGGGVCILKKYSDAIKDGDRIYCVIKGGSSNVDGYNAKTNIIQPSMKAQGENIEIALKKSGVNPSDIYYIEAHGTGTPVGDPIEIEAISRIFKDNHTPDAPLYIGSVKSNIGHLESAAGIASLIKVALSLKNRSLVPNIHFEKPNPLIKFEDWNIRVVTDEIQFPINKLINMGINCFGLSGSNCHMILSEAPINYDELLKTTNNNSTSSSSNDDKKEYLIPFSANCNISLDKYIEKLISNQSIYKDTILFKDFVKHQTISKSNLIKRKVITASDWDDFLNKRNETTSTSSLTSTISAPASSTPVIYVFTGQGPQWRDMGKALYETESVFKDAIDHCDKLLANYFGYSILQKLLSLESEDSPEIHHPILAQPSIFLIQVGLVALYKSFGISPSIVVGHSFGEIPSALFSDVISLETAVKIVYYRGLAQNLTMGTGRLLSIGIGADAYLEKCALLYPEIEIACYNDPNSIVITGSEQDLLGAKSTLSAEGVFCAFLGTPCSFHSSKQEMIKEKIFKDLSDLPESNVPCVPFFSTITGSQLSHKGFYNVQYIYDNLRMPVEFTKAISNIFNFIEENESYKNAIFLEIGPHPTLGFYIPKCKPSNSTITSKPIIVSPLHKKKEELTQFKLAISTLYCNGVEIDFASGQQLLPTSSSSGGGDISSFKESTNKLPRYQWDFEEYWDEPNQSKMVKRGPSNNLLGHDQFAGNTLMELFIDIDKSAHQYLKGHKIKGKYLFPGSGYIDNILRQFNGQDITIFNLEFSNPFFLKDGVQHHLQTSITPTTKGEFKVEFFIKDNRNSTKWTKTSNGRIGLFKHNPKNNKLDIEKLKSQCSFTTLTKSEVYNKLLLLSLPYGPTFQRVESCSIGDGCSFFKLSMSPCSEFDKDFLNPSIIDCAFHGLLVLSEGPQEIVFDRLQDMKFYSSNVPSTRPQFIYAFAKFDKIEGNSTHGSLNIILEDGTLLISIKNVKCTSLIRLKKQSIKYPSQNVYSHHWQSKDSPLTLIENQLIEEKSSESKINFEKLLNDKLFNYYLIRLLNQSIKSEFIEFDYKTSTVDTLDIGSKNAKLLEKIQSILNPIDSLDQSIDITSLKQAIIVKSSFKNEIKLVEKSIKRIVSLLKGGESEHFSPSNPSSPNDTPRNNSNNCSSKNNAASSDDADDDTNNEETINQLNNEPFNFSNSQFISNQNQLISKTIVNSFDRLINSIEIGEKKLIKIIDLSSIYQNYQLSKLLLLQLNQLLINLSNNNNIEIEYTIPSNTKNIDSITEETKSISNVLNIKYRSFDLQDDLESNGYLNSNYDLIITSLLLVSTNSIDSNEVLSKLYKLLLPKGQLILMEPPKGVLSFNLLFANDFKQSLEIKSEQEIKSLIIYCGFTKIETNLNTKDDEEQQQPPPPSILIVQAEKRDIESMSLTFSSDPKSLNSSYSNCIFIVSKEQKENPTSYIQEYFDITEFFCQNATIIEADDSELLTKTIESGVGKNDIIFFLVSLEELTIENYKQVTMQYTLVNQILLRNNLSTRFALLTYDSQNGGKNYLGSSLIGTFRYFLEFRSLNIFSIDVDKDSIDNLTLFLRLVDLSTIGDRETIVRNNKIFVQKIFKEPKLLSPSNNYEKNTNNLFLYSNSNLDFSFQSKEKLLHGCVEIKVMSTGINYKDSLFYRGLLPQEVFSKGDIYSPPFGLECAGYITRVAPSGVTRFKVGDQVVGFASHSLSSHVTTHQNKIVLKPENISFNEAAAVCVVYATSYYSIFHIGAFIADKESILVHSATGGVGLASLNLLKWKRNQLKKHGNSEISNDASIYATVGSKEKIDYLQEKYGDLITAIYNSRDTEYCDEIKQQSAQGGVDLILNTLSGDYLSSNFRSLSQVGRIMDLSVTQLVENDSLDFSNFKYHVGYNTIDLDRATKYNSKIIRDILTEVFDAISDGSLENIPVKVFPAIQVKTAIEYINERVHIGKIVVDFENFEQDILKPALQEKENPIQLNKVKKLEHTCDTLNNTILITGQTGIAVHILKWIISGSVLNSNKSQQQVTDFIILSRSSLKWELENLINQTKHKYGDRFRFHYKSVNIADLNSTRTAIDQVYSSCKNVSPIKSVLHFATVYEYILPENITQTVIDNTHNPKAVGAINLHNLSIEKDWKLENFILFSSIGAIIGGSKQCAYSSANLVLDSLSNYRKSIGLASTSINWGGLDAGGVAATDKSVASFLEGQGILLVSLSKILGCLDSVFQPSNSHLSNFMLSSFNIDNLLSSAPQMKRKMDHHLTNYKTSSASSDDSLGDSGSTQAKVISTISELLSIHPSKLNLDTRLKDYGIDSLLTVQLKNWIDKEFTKNLFTHLQLSSSSINSIIQRISSKSTSTSTPNPTNTSKQTATKKT; translated from the exons atgacatttaataatattaaagatgaaaataatgatgatattgcCATTATTGGTATGGGTTTCCGTTTTCCAGGTGGTGGAAATAATCCGTATCAATTTTGGAATCAATTATCAAACAAAATGGATGGTATTTCAAAGATTCCTACAGAAAAGTGGTCAAGATCTTTTTATGaacaaaaatatataaataacgAATATGGTGGTGTCTTAAAAGATGAAGAATGGAAAAATTTTGAtccattattttttggtaTTTCACCAAAAGAAGCACCAATTATTGATCCACAACAACGTCTTTTAATGACAACACTTTGGGAAg cATTTGAAGATGCAAATATTAAACCATCAACATTTCGTGGATCAGATACAGCAGTATTTATTGGTATGATGAATACTGATTATCAAAGATGTCAATTCAGAGATATATCATATGTGAATCCTTATATAACTCCTGGTACTGCAGGATCATTTATATCAAATCGTTTAAGTTTTAGTTTTGATTTACGTGGCCCATCAATGACACTTGATACAGCATGTTCATCATCATTGAACGCAGTTTATCTTGGTTGCCAAGCCATTGCAAATGGTGATAGTAAGATGGcaattgttggtggtgtCAATGGTATTTTCGATCCATGTTTTTCAATGACATTCTCTGGATTAAATATGTTAGGACATAAAGGTCAATGTAGATCATTCGATGCTGGTGCTGATGGTTACATTCGTAGTGAAGGTGGTGGTGTTTGTATCCTAAAGAAATATTCAGATGCAATTAAAGATGGTGACCGTATTTATTGTGTTATCAAAGGTGGTAGTTCAAATGTTGATGGATACAATGCAAAGACCAATATCATTCAACCATCAATGAAGGCTCAAGGTGAAAACATTGAAATTGCTTTAAAGAAATCTGGTGTAAACCCATCAGATATCTATTATATAGAAGCTCATGGTACTGGTACACCAGTTGGTGATCCGATTGAAATTGAAGCAATATCAAGAATATTCAAAGATAATCATACACCCGATGCTCCATTGTACATTGGTTCAGTTAAAAGCAACATTGGTCATCTTGAAAGTGCTGCCGGTATTGCATCATTAATCAAAGTTGCACTCTCTTTAAAAAATCGTTCATTAGTTCCAAATATTCATTTTGAAAAACCAAATCCATTAATCAAATTCGAAGATTGGAATATTCGTGTAGTCACTGATGAAATCCAGTTCCCaatcaataaattaattaatatgggtattaattgttttggtCTATCTGGTTCAAATTGTCATATGATTCTAAGTGAAGCACCAATTAATTATGATGAATTATtgaaaacaacaaataataactctacatcctcttcttcaaatgatgataaaaaagaatatttaatACCATTTTCAGCAAATTGTAATATTTCATTAGATAAATATAtagagaaattaatttcaaaccAATCTATTTATAAAGatacaatattatttaaagattttgtaAAACAtcaaacaatttcaaaatcaaatttaataaagagaaAAGTTATAACAGCTTCCGATTGGGAtgactttttaaataaaagaaatgaaaCTACATCAACTTCATCATTGACTTCAACAATTTCAGCACCAGCTTCATCAACTCCAGTCATTTATGTTTTCACTGGTCAAGGCCCACAATGGAGAGATATGGGTAAAGCATTATATGAAACTGAATCAGTATTTAAAGATGCCATTGATCATTGTGATAAATTACTTGCTAATTATTTTGGATATTCTATACTCCAAAAGTTACTTTCATTAGAAAGTGAAGATTCACCAGAAATTCATCATCCAATTTTAGCACAACCAAGTATTTTCTTAATTCAAGTTGGTTTAGTCGCACTTTATAAATCATTTGGTATTTCACCATCAATTGTAGTTGGTCATAGTTTTGGTGAAATTCCATCCGCTTTATTCTCTGATGTCATCAGTTTAGAAACTGCTGTTAAAATCGTTTACTATAGAGGCTTAGCTCAAAATTTAACAATGGGAACTGGTagattattatcaattggtatCGGTGCTGATGCTTATCTTGAAAAATGTGCTTTATTATATCCAGAAATTGAAATAGCTTGTTATAATGATCCAAATTCAATTGTTATTACTGGTTCTGAACAAGATTTGCTAGGTGCTAAATCGACACTATCAGCTGAAGGTGTTTTTTGTGCTTTCTTAGGTACACCATGTTCTTTCCACTCATCAAAACAAGAAATGATTAAAGAAAAGATATTCAAAGATTTATCAGATTTACCAGAATCAAATGTACCATGTGTACCATTCTTTTCAACAATTACTGGTTCACAATTATCTCATAAAGGTTTCTACAATGTTCAATACATTTATGATAATTTACGTATGCCTGTTGAATTCACCAAAGCCATTTcaaacattttcaatttcattgaagaaaatgaatCATACAAGAATGCAATCTTTTTAGAGATTGGTCCTCATCCAACTTTAGGTTTTTACATTCCAAAATGTAAaccatcaaattcaacaataacTTCAAAACCAATTATAGTATCACCATTAcataaaaagaaagaagaatTAACACAATTTAAATTAGCAATTTCAACTCTATATTGTAATGgtgttgaaattgattttgcaAGTGGTCAACAATTATTACcaacttcttcttcatcCGGAGGTGGCGAtatatcatcatttaaagaatcaacaaataaattaccaaGATACCAATGGGATTTTGAGGAATATTGGGATGAACCAAACCAAAGTAAAATGGTAAAACGTGGtccatcaaataatttattaggtCATGATCAATTTGCAGGTAATACTTTAAtggaattatttattgatattgataaatcTGCTCATCAATATCTAAAAGGTCATAAAATTAAAGGTAAATATCTTTTCCCGGGTTCTGgttatattgataatattctTCGTCAATTCAATGGTCAAGAtattaccattttcaatttagAATTTTCAAATCCATTCTTTTTGAAAGATGGTGTTCAACATCATTTACAAACTTCAATTACACCAACTACCAAGGGTGAATTTAAAGTTGAATTCTTTATAAAGGATAATAGAAACTCAACTAAATGGACTAAAACTTCAAATGGTCGTATTGGATTATTCAAACATAATccaaagaataataaattggATATTGAAAAACTTAAAAGTCAATGTTCATTTACCACCCTTACAAAGTCTGAAGTTTACAATAAGCTATTGTTATTAAGTTTACCATATGGTCCAACTTTCCAAAGAGTTGAATCATGTTCAATTGGTGATGGATGTTCATTCTTTAAACTTTCAATGTCACCTTGTTCAGAGTTTGACAAAGATTTCTTAAATCCTTCAATTATTGATTGTGCATTCCATGGTTTATTAGTACTCAGTGAAGGTCCACAAGAGATTGTTTTCGATCGTTTACAAGATATGAAATTCTATTCTTCAAATGTACCTTCAACAAGACCTCAATTCATTTATGCCTTTGCTAAATTCGATAAAATTGAAGGTAATTCTACTCATGGTTCTCTTAATATCATATTAGAAGATGgtacattattaatttcaattaaaaatgttaaatgTACATCATTAATACGTTTAAAgaaacaatcaattaaatatccTTCACAAAATGTTTATTCACACCATTGGCAATCAAAAGATTCACCATTaactttaattgaaaatcaattaattgaagaGAAATCATCAgaatctaaaattaattttgaaaaattattaaatgataaattatttaattattatttaattagatTATTAAACCAATCAATAAAATCTGAATTTATAGAATTCGATTATAAAACTTCAACAGTAGATACTTTAGATATTGGTTCAAAAAATGCAAAACTATTAGAAAAgattcaatcaattttaaaccCAATAGACTCATTAgatcaatcaattgatataACTAGTTTAAAACAAGCAATTATTGtaaaatcatcatttaaaaatgaaattaaattagttgaaaaatcaatcaaacgtattgtttcattattaaaaggtGGTGAAAGTGAACATTTTTCACCAAGTAACCCAAGTTCACCAAATGATACACCAAGAAATAATTCAAACAATTGTTCTTCAAAGAATAATGCTGCCTCTTCTGACGATGCTGATGATGATactaataatgaagaaacaattaatcaattaaataatgaaccaTTTAATTTCTCAAATTCTCAATTcatttcaaatcaaaatcaattaatttcaaaaacaattgtaaattcatttgatagattaattaattcaattgaaattggcgaaaagaaattaattaaaataattgatttatcaagtatctatcaaaattatcaactttcaaaattattattattacaattaaatcaattactaattaatttatcaaataataataatattgaaattgaatataCAATTCCATCAAATACCaaaaatattgattcaattacaGAAGAAACTAAATCGATTTCAAatgtattaaatattaaatatcgTAGTTTTGATTTACAAGATGATTTAGAGAGTAAtggttatttaaattcaaattatgatttaattataacttctttattattagtttcaaCAAActcaattgattcaaatgaAGTTTTATCAAaactttataaattattattaccaaaaggtcaattaattttaatggaaCCACCAAAGGGTGTATTATCATTCAATCTTTTATTTGCAAATGATTTCAAACAATcattagaaattaaaagtgaacaagaaattaaatcattaattatatattgtGGTTTCACTAAAATTGAAACAAATCTTAATActaaagatgatgaagaacaacaacaaccacctcctccatcaattttaatagttCAAGCTGAAAAGAGAGATATTGAATCAATGTCATTAACTTTCTCATCTGAtccaaaatcattaaattcatcataTAGTAATTGTATATTCATAGTTTcaaaagaacaaaaagaaaatccaACTTCATATATTCAAGAATATTTTGATATTACTGAATTTTTCTGTCAAAATGCAACAATTATTGAAGCTGATGATAGTGAATTATTAACAAAGACAATTGAATCAGGTGTTggtaaaaatgatattattttctttttagttTCACTTGAAGAattaacaattgaaaattataaacaaGTTACAATGCAATATACATTAGTTAATCAAATACTTTTAAGAAATAATCTTTCAACTAGATTTGCTTTATTAACTTACGATTCTCAAAATGGtggtaaaaattatttaggaTCATCATTAATTGGTACTTTTAGATACTTTTTAGAATTTCGGTCATTGAATatcttttcaattgatgtagataaagattcaattgataatcttACATTATTCTTACGTTTAGTTGATCTATCTACAATTGGTGATAGAGAAACTATtgttagaaataataaaatttttgttcAAAAGATTTTCAAAGAGCCAAAATTGTTATCaccatcaaataattatgaaaagaatacaaataatttattcttGTATTCAAATAGTAATTTAGATTTTTCATTCCAAAGCAAAGAGAAATTACTGCATGGTTGCGTCGAAATTAAAGTTATGTCAACTGGTATCAATTATAAAGATAGTCTTTTCTATAGAGGTTTATTACCACAAGAAGTCTTTTCAAAAGGTGATATTTATTCTCCACCATTCGGTTTAGAATGTGCTGGTTATATTACACGTGTTGCACCAAGTGGCGTTACTCGTTTCAAAGTTGGTGATCAAGTTGTTGGTTTTGCAAGCCATTCTTTAAGTTCACATGTTACAActcatcaaaataaaattgtattaaAACCTGAAAATATTTCATTCAATGAAGCTGCTGCCGTTTGTGTAGTTTATGCAACAAgttattattcaattttcCATATTGGTGCTTTTATTGCCGATAAAGAATCAATCCTAGTTCATTCTGCAACtggtggtgttggtttaGCAagtttaaatcttttaaaatggaagagaaatcaattgaaaaaacatGGCAACTCTGAAATTAGTAATGATGCTTCAATTTATGCTACAGTGGGTTCCAAAGAAAAAATCGATTATTTACAAGAGAAATATGGTGATTTAATAACTGCAATTTACAATAGTAGAGATACTGAATATTGCGATGAAATTAAACAACAATCAGCACAAGGAGGTgtagatttaattttaaatacacTCTCTGGTGATTATTTATCTTCAAATTTCCGTTCACTTTCCCAAGTTGGTAGAATTATGGATTTATCAGTCACTCAATTGGTTGAAAATGATTCATTAGATTTTTCAAACTTTAAGTATCATGTTGGCTACAATACAATAGATTTAGATAGAGCTACGaaatataattcaaaaattattagagaTATCCTCACAGAAGTATTTGATGCAATTTCTGATGGTAGTCTTGAAAATATTCCAGTTAAAGTTTTCCCAGCAATTCAAGTTAAAACTGCGATTGAATATATTAATGAACGTGTTCATATTGGTAAAATTGtagttgattttgaaaactTTGAACAAGATATTCTTAAACCAGCTTTACAAGAGAAAGAAAAtccaattcaattgaataaagttaaaaaattGGAACATACTTGTGatactttaaataatacaattttaatCACTGGTCAAACTGGTATTGCTgttcatattttaaaatggaTTATTTCTGGTTctgttttaaattcaaataaatcacaacaacaagtaACAGATTTCATAATTTTATCAAGATCATCATTAAAATGGGaacttgaaaatttaattaatcaaacTAAACATAAATATGGTGATAGATTTAGATTCCATTATAAATCTGTAAATATTGcagatttaaattcaactcGTACTGCAATTGATCAAGTTTATTCAAGTTGTAAAAATGtttcaccaattaaatcaGTATTACATTTTGCAACAGTTTATGAATACATTTTACCAGAAAATATCACTCAAACCGTAATTGATAATACTCATAATCCAAAAGCAGTCGGTGCAATTAATTTACATAatctttcaattgaaaaagattgGAAATTAGAAAACTTTATTCTCTTTTCATCAATTGGTGCCATCATTGGTGGTTCAAAACAATGTGCATATAGTAGTGCTAATTTAGTATTGGATTCATTATCAAACTATAGAAAGAGTATTGGTCTTGCTTCAACTTCAATTAATTGGGGTGGTTTGGATGCTGGTGGTGTTGCCGCCACTGATAAATCAGTCGCAAGTTTCTTAGAGGGTCAAGGTATTTTATTGGTTTCTTTATCAAAGATTTTAGGTTGTCTTGATTCAGTTTTCCAACCATCTAATTCCCATTTATCAAACTTTATGCTTTCAAGTTTCAATATTGATAATCTTTTATCTTCTGCACCTCAAATGAAGAGAAAAATGGATCACCACCTaacaaattataaaactTCATCTGCTAGTTCTGATGATTCATTGGGTGATTCTGGTTCTACTCAAGCAAAAGTCATTTCTACAATCtctgaattattatcaattcatccatcaaaattaaatttagataCAAGATTAAAAGACTATGGTATTGATTCTTTATTAACAgtacaattaaagaattggatagataaagaatttacaaaGAATTTATTCACTCATTTACAATTATCATCAAGTAGTATTAATAGTATCATTCAGAGAATTAGTTCAAAATCAACTTCAACATCTACTCCCAATCCAACTAACACCTCAAAACAAACcgcaacaaaaaaaacataa